From Topomyia yanbarensis strain Yona2022 chromosome 1, ASM3024719v1, whole genome shotgun sequence, one genomic window encodes:
- the LOC131693729 gene encoding uncharacterized protein LOC131693729: MLIAKEIAIKYGYDGRKLMQQYQKASIKIAKASNRMKFLLNCRKCKVIPTCLNYRVGINLNNDRSRREFEKVLFKHRIRIISIMVADTKRTLAELKRTKMFYSNRMELIYQQADVQRVKKMVENKTVVVHNSCKTRETRKIETLKNRRIASLTRGGQWIENTTNTQIPDFLERTLKLGPNFNVQNNNHIPYVEMISELEKTVKRKENADEIRTEVSTAMINYMNFKKQPRHCENEWISKDICRSKKFLAENPNLVITKADKGNKTVIIASEEYEQKMEDLLSDESTYKQLKSDPTSKVLKKIGVLVDGWRDSKYIDARTHRKIKISSCNPPRVYGLPKIHKQDRPLRPVVSTIGSATYNVAQFLSGVIGNIVGKTEYHIKNSFEFADQITGTQITEDVVLFSLDVTSLYTNVPVDFALDCLNERWEEVEKHTSIDQHSFMEAVKLVLESTFFVHRGVIYAQTFGVPMGSPLSPVIANVVMERLEQKCIASLERKQIPLMMYRRYVDDCFCVGKREHIQEILDSFNNFHSKLQFTIEEEDNGKLRFLDMMLTRNHDRIERVWLPKQADGRYLDFNSESPYSHKCNTVIALVDRAVKLSDCKNRPAAIETAKKILRINHYPYWFVRKILKDRVHKHYNGLQQNKDATAEIAYVAVPYVPGLSEKLEKILRKHDTKLAFKPKDKIKNRIFSKLKDPIPPGKQKNVVYSIPCGTGDGKTYVGQTGRRLETRVAEHKNDAKKKDARTGLAQHTLQEGHIFDFDNTRILERIENQESRLTAEMFHIKILGEEKTVNLQRECGTFCTTYDGLVTKLRQSFQLNEENVCGTSSSGRDPVEGTNRHHRWHPSKHGL; the protein is encoded by the coding sequence ATGTTAATCGCCAAAGAAATTGCCATTAAATATGGCTACGATGGCAGAAAGTTGATGCAACAGTACCAAAAGGCATCAATTAAAATTGCGAAAGCTAGCAATCGCATGAAGTTTTTGCTGAATTGTAGAAAGTGCAAAGTCATCCCTACGTGTCTGAACTACAGGGTTGGAATCAACCTGAATAATGATCGATCCCGTCGTGAGTTTGAAAAGGTATTATTCAAGCACAGAATTCGCATTATCAGCATAATGGTGGCCGACACCAAACGAACGCTAGCTGAGTTGAAGAGAACCAAAATGTTCTATTCCAACCGAATGGAACTAATCTATCAACAAGCCGACGTCCAGCGGGTGAAGAAAATGGTGGAGAACAAGACTGTGGTGGTACATAACTCCTGTAAAACGAGAGAGACACGTAAGATCGAGACACTGAAAAACAGGAGAATTGCGTCTCTCACTCGCGGTGGACAGTGGATAGAAAACACCACCAATACACAAATCCCGGATTTTCTGGAGAGAACGTTGAAACTGGGTCCGAATTTCAATGTTCAGAATAACAACCACATCCCCTACGTTGAAATGATTTCGGAATTGGAAAAAACGGTGAAACGTAAAGAAAACGCAGACGAAATCAGAACAGAGGTTTCCACTGCCATGATAAATtacatgaatttcaaaaaacaacCTAGACACTGCGAAAATGAATGGATAAGCAAGGACATATGCAGGAGTAAGAAATTCTTGGCAGAAAACCCCAATCTGGTTATCACCAAAGCGGACAAGGGAAACAAAACCGTCATCATTGCATCTGAGGAGTACGAACAGAAAATGGAGGACCTTCTGAGTGATGAAAGCACGTACAAACAACTGAAATCGGACCCCACATCGAAAGTTCTGAAGAAAATCGGTGTATTGGTGGATGGGTGGCGCGATAGCAAGTACATCGACGCGCGCACACACCggaagataaaaatatccagttGTAATCCACCAAGAGTCTATGGTTTGCCAAAAATACACAAACAGGACAGACCTCTCCGCCCGGTGGTTTCGACGATTGGATCAGCAACGTACAATGTGGCCCAATTCCTATCTGGAGTGATTGGAAATATAGTAGGGAAAACTGAGTACcacattaaaaatagttttgagtTCGCTGATCAAATAACAGGAACACAGATCACCGAAGATGTAGTTCTTTTCTCTCTGGATGTGACGTCGTTGTACACGAACGTGCCTGTTGATTTTGCCCTGGACTGCTTGAACGAGAGATGGGAAGAGGTGGAGAAACACACAAGCATCGATCAACACAGTTTCATGGAGGCGGTCAAGCTTGTGTTGGAATCGACGTTTTTCGTACATCGGGGTGTAATATATGCACAAACTTTCGGCGTCCCTATGGGCTCTCCACTCTCACCAGTCATTGCGAATGTGGTGATGGAGCGATTGGAACAGAAGTGCATAGCATCATTAGAGAGAAAACAAATACCTCTAATGATGTACCGTCGGTACGTAGACGATTGCTTCTGTGTGGGCAAAAGGGAGCACATTCAAGAAATCTTAGACTCGTTCAATAATTTCCACAGTAAACTCCAGTTCACCATTGAAGAGGAGGACAACGGGAAATTGAGATTTCTTGACATGATGCTAACCAGAAACCATGATCGCATCGAAAGAGTTTGGCTACCCAAACAAGCGGATGGTAGATATCTGGATTTCAATTCAGAGAGTCCCTATTCGCATAAATGCAACACGGTAATTGCACTCGTAGATCGAGCAGTTAAGCTCTCCGACTGTAAAAACCGACCAGCGGCAATCGAAACAGCCAAAAAGATATTGCGAATAAACCATTACCCCTACTGGTTTGTTCGCAAAATTCTGAAAGATCGGGTCCATAAACACTATAATGGCCTACAGCAGAATAAAGATGCGACTGCTGAAATAGCATATGTAGCTGTGCCATACGTCCCGGGACTCAGTGAAAAACTAGAGAAAATTCTGAGAAAACACGATACAAAACTTGCTTTCAAGccaaaagataaaataaaaaacagaattttctcCAAACTGAAAGACCCGATCCCACCAGGGAAACAGAAGAACGTGGTGTATTCGATTCCGTGTGGAACAGGCGATGGCAAAACGTATGTAGGACAAACGGGGAGAAGGCTGGAAACGAGAGTAGCGGAACACAAGAACGACGCGAAGAAAAAAGATGCGAGAACTGGTTTAGCCCAACACACATTGCAAGAAGGACACATCTTCGATTTCGACAACACCCGGATACTGGAACGAATCGAAAACCAGGAGAGCAGACTAACTGCAGAGATGTTTCACATCAAAATTCTCGGCGAGGAAAAAACGGTGAACCTACAAAGAGAATGTGGAACGTTCTGCACAACATACGACGGTCTGGTCACCAAGCTTCGACAGT
- the LOC131693734 gene encoding uncharacterized protein LOC131693734: MLIAKEIAIKYGYDGRKLMQQYQKASIKIAKASNRMKFLLNCRKCKVIPTCLNYRVGINLNNDRSRREFEKVLFKHRIRIISIMVADTKRTLAELKRTKMFYSNRMELIYQQADVQRVKKMVENKTVVVHNSCKTRETRKIETLKNRRIASLTRGGQWIENTTNTQIPDFLERTLKLGPNFNVQNNNHIPYVEMISELEKTVKRKENADEIRTEVSTAMINYMNFKKQPRHCENEWISKDICRSKKFLAENPNLVITKADKGNKTVIIASEEYEQKMEDLLSDESTYKQLKSDPTSKVLKKIGVLVDGWRDSKYIDARTHRKIKISSCNPPRVYGLPKIHKQDRPLRPVVSTIGSATYNVAQFLSGVIGNIVGKTEYHIKNSFEFADQITGTQITEDVVLFSLDVTSLYTNVPVDFALDCLNERWEEVEKHTSIDQHSFMEAVKLVLESTFFVHRGVIYAQTFGVPMGSPLSPVIANVVMERLEQKCIASLERKQIPLMMYRRYVDDCFCVGKREHIQEILDSFNNFHSKLQFTIEEEDNGKLRFLDMMLTRNHDRIERVWLPKQADGRYLDFNSESPYSHKCNTVIALVDRAVKLSDCKNRPAAIETAKKILRINHYPYWFVRKILKDRVHKHYNGLQQNKDATAEIAYVAVPYVPGLSEKLEKILRKHDTKLAFKPKDKIKNRIFSKLKDPIPPGKQKNVVYSIPCGTGDGKTYVGQTGRRLETRVAEHKNDAKKKDARTGLAQHTLQEGHIFDFDNTRILERIENQESRLTAEMFHIKILGEEKTDLERVLLRALVLVVLAIRMSLPAIMFHVFGNTMTVQAID, encoded by the coding sequence ATGTTAATCGCCAAAGAAATTGCCATTAAATATGGCTACGATGGCAGAAAGTTGATGCAACAGTACCAAAAGGCATCAATTAAAATTGCGAAAGCTAGCAATCGCATGAAGTTTTTGCTGAATTGTAGAAAGTGCAAAGTCATCCCTACGTGTCTGAACTACAGGGTTGGAATCAACCTGAATAATGATCGATCCCGTCGTGAGTTTGAAAAGGTATTATTCAAGCACAGAATTCGCATTATCAGCATAATGGTGGCCGACACCAAACGAACGCTAGCTGAGTTGAAGAGAACCAAAATGTTCTATTCCAACCGAATGGAACTAATCTATCAACAAGCCGACGTCCAGCGGGTGAAGAAAATGGTGGAGAACAAGACTGTGGTGGTACATAACTCCTGTAAAACGAGAGAGACACGTAAGATCGAGACACTGAAAAACAGGAGAATTGCGTCTCTCACTCGCGGTGGACAGTGGATAGAAAACACCACCAATACACAAATCCCGGATTTTCTGGAGAGAACGTTGAAACTGGGTCCGAATTTCAATGTTCAGAATAACAACCACATCCCCTACGTTGAAATGATTTCGGAATTGGAAAAAACGGTGAAACGTAAAGAAAACGCAGACGAAATCAGAACAGAGGTTTCCACTGCCATGATAAATtacatgaatttcaaaaaacaacCTAGACACTGCGAAAATGAATGGATAAGCAAGGACATATGCAGGAGTAAGAAATTCTTGGCAGAAAACCCCAATCTGGTTATCACCAAAGCGGACAAGGGAAACAAAACCGTCATCATTGCATCTGAGGAGTACGAACAGAAAATGGAGGACCTTCTGAGTGATGAAAGCACGTACAAACAACTGAAATCGGACCCCACATCGAAAGTTCTGAAGAAAATCGGTGTATTGGTGGATGGGTGGCGCGATAGCAAGTACATCGACGCGCGCACACACCggaagataaaaatatccagttGTAATCCACCAAGAGTCTATGGTTTGCCAAAAATACACAAACAGGACAGACCTCTCCGCCCGGTGGTTTCGACGATTGGATCAGCAACGTACAATGTGGCCCAATTCCTATCTGGAGTGATTGGAAATATAGTAGGGAAAACTGAGTACcacattaaaaatagttttgagtTCGCTGATCAAATAACAGGAACACAGATCACCGAAGATGTAGTTCTTTTCTCTCTGGATGTGACGTCGTTGTACACGAACGTGCCTGTTGATTTTGCCCTGGACTGCTTGAACGAGAGATGGGAAGAGGTGGAGAAACACACAAGCATCGATCAACACAGTTTCATGGAGGCGGTCAAGCTTGTGTTGGAATCGACGTTTTTCGTACATCGGGGTGTAATATATGCACAAACTTTCGGCGTCCCTATGGGCTCTCCACTCTCACCAGTCATTGCGAATGTGGTGATGGAGCGATTGGAACAGAAGTGCATAGCATCATTAGAGAGAAAACAAATACCTCTAATGATGTACCGTCGGTACGTAGACGATTGCTTCTGTGTGGGCAAAAGGGAGCACATTCAAGAAATCTTAGACTCGTTCAATAATTTCCACAGTAAACTCCAGTTCACCATTGAAGAGGAGGACAACGGGAAATTGAGATTTCTTGACATGATGCTAACCAGAAACCATGATCGCATCGAAAGAGTTTGGCTACCCAAACAAGCGGATGGTAGATATCTGGATTTCAATTCAGAGAGTCCCTATTCGCATAAATGCAACACGGTAATTGCACTCGTAGATCGAGCAGTTAAGCTCTCCGACTGTAAAAACCGACCAGCGGCAATCGAAACAGCCAAAAAGATATTGCGAATAAACCATTACCCCTACTGGTTTGTTCGCAAAATTCTGAAAGATCGGGTCCATAAACACTATAATGGCCTACAGCAGAATAAAGATGCGACTGCTGAAATAGCATATGTAGCTGTGCCATACGTCCCGGGACTCAGTGAAAAACTAGAGAAAATTCTGAGAAAACACGATACAAAACTTGCTTTCAAGccaaaagataaaataaaaaacagaattttctcCAAACTGAAAGACCCGATCCCACCAGGGAAACAGAAGAACGTGGTGTATTCGATTCCGTGTGGAACAGGCGATGGCAAAACGTATGTAGGACAAACGGGGAGAAGGCTGGAAACGAGAGTAGCGGAACACAAGAACGACGCGAAGAAAAAAGATGCGAGAACTGGTTTAGCCCAACACACATTGCAAGAAGGACACATCTTCGATTTCGACAACACCCGGATACTGGAACGAATCGAAAACCAGGAGAGCAGACTAACTGCAGAGATGTTTCACATCAAAATTCTCGGCGAGGAAAAAACG